A section of the Malania oleifera isolate guangnan ecotype guangnan chromosome 2, ASM2987363v1, whole genome shotgun sequence genome encodes:
- the LOC131149852 gene encoding vicilin-like seed storage protein At2g28490, translated as MGNRATPWVPVLALLLLMLLQVFCFAVAAAVAGDVDIGFPEEEAGRDIFLLQESKRVVKTKAGEMRVVKSYGGRIVEKPLHIGFITMEPRSLFIPQYLDSSLILFIHSGEAKIGTTYKDELVEKKLKMGDLYRIPAGNTFYLVNTGEGQRLHIICSIDPSESLGMGGAFQSFFIGGGNNPVSVLAGFGLETLSAALNVSIAEVKEMTTRLDEGPIVSIDSEQEFFWSEILKLKQQDRFKQLKKMLVLIERDLNQPSTASEFTKQKRQYRLRQLWSVLAQIEEERYQRGERSWWWMKLFKHIISPREENSKKSVDEPESYNLYERRPDFKNDYGWSIALDESDYTPLKKSGIGIYFVNLTAGSMMAPHVNPTATEYGIVLRGTGTIQVVFPNGTGTTARVKRGDVFWVPKYFPFCQIASRGGPLEFFGFTTSAHKNHPQFLIGANSLLDVMRGPEMAAAFGMSEKKFELVAAAQTEAVIVPSRYAEPPGTEEEVDEEMTRIERVIKGFGTGRLNEN; from the exons ATGGGGAACAGAGCAACGCCATGGGTGCCGGTGCTGGCGCTGCTGCTGTTGATGCTGCTGCAGGTGTTCTGCTTTGCGGTTGCGGCAGCGGTGGCCGGAGATGTCGACATTGGATTTCCGGAGGAAGAGGCCGGGAGGGACATCTTCCTGCTGCAGGAGTCCAAACGCGTGGTTAAGACGAAAGCAGGGGAGATGAGGGTGGTGAAAAGCTATGGAGGCAGAATTGTGGAGAAGCCTCTCCACATAGGCTTCATCACCATGGAACCTCGCAGTCTGTTCATCCCTCAGTACCTGGACTCCAGTTTGATCCTCTTCATTCACAGCG GGGAAGCAAAGATAGGAACAACCTACAAAGACGAGCTGGTGGAGAAGAAGTTGAAGATGGGAGATCTATACAGAATCCCAGCTGGTAACACCTTCTACTTGGTGAACACAGGGGAGGGGCAGAGGCTTCACATCATTTGCAGCATTGATCCTTCCGAGAGCTTGGGAATGGGAGGTGCTTTCCAG TCATTCTTCATCGGTGGAGGAAATAACCCCGTTTCCGTACTTGCTGGGTTCGGCTTGGAGACGCTTTCGGCTGCGTTAAAt GTATCGATTGCGGAAGTGAAGGAGATGACGACCAGGCTTGACGAAGGACCCATCGTGTCCATAGATTCTGAACAGGAATTCTTCTGGTCGGAAATCCTGAAACTGAAGCAGCAGGACAGGTTCAAACAGCTCAAGAAAATGCTGGTGCTGATCGAGAGGGATTTGAATCAACCTAGCACGGCATCGGAATTCACAAAGCAGAAGCGCCAATATAGACTCAGACAGCTGTGGAGCGTACTGGCGCAAATTGAAGAGGAACGCTATCAGCGAGGAGAGAGGTCATGGTGGTGGATGAAGCTCTTCAAACATATCATCTCCCCAAGAGAAGAGAACTCGAAGAAATCCGTGGACGAACCAGAATCGTACAACCTCTACGAGAGGAGACCCGATTTCAAGAACGATTATGGGTGGAGCATTGCCCTCGACGAGTCTGATTATACTCCTCTCAAGAAATCCGGCATCGGCATCTACTTCGTCAATCTCACTGCG GGATCGATGATGGCGCCCCATGTGAATCCGACGGCGACGGAATACGGGATCGTTCTGAGGGGAACGGGGACGATCCAGGTGGTGTTTCCGAACGGAACGGGGACGACGGCGAGGGTGAAGCGAGGAGACGTGTTCTGGGTGCCAAAGTACTTCCCATTCTGCCAGATCGCGTCGCGCGGTGGGCCGCTGGAGTTCTTCGGGTTCACGACGTCGGCGCACAAGAACCACCCGCAGTTCCTGATCGGAGCGAACTCGCTGCTCGACGTCATGAGGGGGCCGGAGATGGCGGCGGCGTTCGGGATGAGCGAGAAGAAGTTCGAGCTGGTCGCCGCCGCTCAAACGGAGGCTGTGATAGTGCCGTCGCGATACGCAGAGCCGCCGGGAACGGAGGAGGAGGTGGATGAGGAGATGACGAGGATCGAGAGGGTCATCAAAGGATTTGGCACTGGTAGGTTGAATGAAAATTGA
- the LOC131148085 gene encoding uncharacterized protein LOC131148085, which yields MEQLFTGHFLSSQRIAKTTDHLMSMAQGEQETLKKFMHCFNTATLEICNLDMGVALAALTMALQLESFLYSLRKKPSMDIGELMARAQKYINLEEMMDTRGSRVEWKRKSSNREMGESYRSAKRQETSTLHASPKIRGQPSKFSTYTPLNVPHYELLMQIRKKDYISWLEPMRTTLHKRNVSKFWAFHRDHGHDTEECIHLKE from the coding sequence ATGGAACAACTGTTCACCGGTCACTTCCTTAGTAGTCAGAGAATTGCTAAAACAACGGATCATCTCATGAGTATGGCGCAAGGAGAGCAGGAAACTCTAAAGAAATTCATGCACTGTTTCAACACAGCAACACTAGAAATCTGCAACCTAGATATGGGGGTGGCTTTAGCAGCCTTGACAATGGCTCTTCAGCTCGAAAGTTTCTTATACTCTCTAAGGAAAAAGCCGTCGATGGATATAGGGGAGTTGATGGCTCGAGCACAGAAATACAtcaacctggaggagatgatggacacAAGAGGAAGTCGCGTAGAATGGAAAAGGAAAAGTAGTAACAGGGAGATGGGAGAATCCTATAGATCTGCGAAAAGACAAGAGACTAGTACACTACACGCAAGCCCAAAGATAAGAGGGCAACCcagtaagttctccacctacacacccctgaATGTACCGCACTATGAATTACTAATGCAGATTAGAAAGAAGGATTACATTTCGTGGCTCGAGCCCATGCGAACAACTCTTCACAAGCGAAACGTGTCCAAGTTCTgggcattccatagggatcatgggCATGACACAGAGGAATGCATCCATTTGAAGGAATAA